One part of the Conexibacter woesei Iso977N genome encodes these proteins:
- a CDS encoding NADH-quinone oxidoreductase subunit N, translated as MLLAVVSKPSIDWAGVSPLIALLGGSIVVLLAGLLRGRFVREQIVPFLTIVAFGAAIGLGVWQWDDAKDLFVAKGSQGALRSDDLTLMILFIVAITGIGATLLSWRALAPREAAHGEYFALMLTSAAGMVILAAGQNLVTVFLGLELLSVPLYVLCATEMRRERSLESGLKYLIIGSVGSATFLYGLAFIYGGTGHTDFRDIAGAINGDVAKDALLLTGIGLTIVGLAFKASVAPFHQWTPDVYQGAPTPVTAWMAVATKAAAFGGALRILDVALIDAHQDWAPALATLATVTIIVGNVGALSQSSLKRLLAWSSVAQAGYLLAGVVVATRLGVQATVFYLSIYLFMNMAAFAVIAARERATPYGDDIRSIAGLGWSKPLLAWPLTLAMLSLAGMPATAGFIGKFTLIDAAADGGYTWLGIVIVIGSIISLGYYLKVIAAMWMRPASAAEVATVDAAGAPRLAGADPVTDRNDWEVTLVAVLAGAAIVVFGVIPSPLLNLADHAGKALGLL; from the coding sequence ATGTTGCTCGCAGTCGTCTCCAAGCCATCCATCGACTGGGCCGGGGTCTCCCCGCTCATCGCCCTGCTGGGCGGGTCGATCGTCGTGCTGCTCGCCGGCCTGCTGCGCGGGCGCTTCGTGCGCGAGCAGATCGTCCCGTTCCTGACGATCGTCGCCTTCGGCGCCGCGATCGGGCTCGGCGTCTGGCAGTGGGACGACGCCAAGGACCTGTTCGTCGCCAAGGGCTCCCAGGGCGCGCTGCGCTCCGACGACCTGACGCTGATGATCCTGTTCATCGTCGCGATCACCGGCATCGGCGCGACGCTGCTGTCGTGGCGCGCGCTGGCGCCCCGCGAGGCCGCGCACGGCGAGTACTTCGCGCTGATGCTGACGAGCGCCGCGGGCATGGTCATCCTGGCCGCCGGCCAGAACCTCGTCACGGTCTTCCTCGGCCTGGAGCTGCTGAGCGTCCCGCTCTACGTGCTCTGCGCGACCGAGATGCGGCGCGAGCGCTCGCTGGAGTCCGGCCTGAAGTACCTCATCATCGGCTCGGTCGGCTCGGCGACGTTCCTGTACGGGTTGGCCTTCATCTACGGCGGCACCGGCCACACGGACTTCCGCGACATCGCGGGCGCGATCAACGGCGACGTCGCCAAGGACGCGCTGCTGCTGACCGGCATCGGCCTGACGATCGTCGGCCTCGCCTTCAAGGCGTCGGTCGCGCCGTTCCACCAGTGGACGCCGGACGTCTACCAGGGCGCGCCGACGCCGGTCACCGCGTGGATGGCCGTCGCGACCAAGGCCGCCGCGTTCGGCGGCGCGCTGCGCATCCTCGACGTCGCGCTGATCGACGCCCACCAGGACTGGGCGCCCGCGCTGGCCACGCTGGCGACCGTGACGATCATCGTCGGCAACGTCGGCGCGCTGTCGCAGTCGTCGCTGAAGCGCCTGCTGGCGTGGTCGTCGGTCGCGCAGGCGGGCTACCTGCTGGCGGGCGTGGTCGTCGCGACGCGCCTCGGCGTGCAGGCGACGGTCTTCTACCTGTCGATCTACCTGTTCATGAACATGGCGGCCTTCGCGGTGATCGCGGCGCGCGAGCGCGCGACGCCCTACGGCGACGACATCCGCTCGATCGCCGGCCTCGGCTGGTCCAAGCCGCTCCTGGCGTGGCCGCTGACGCTGGCGATGCTGTCGCTGGCCGGGATGCCGGCGACCGCGGGCTTCATCGGCAAGTTCACGCTGATCGACGCGGCCGCCGACGGCGGCTACACGTGGCTGGGCATCGTGATCGTGATCGGCTCGATCATCTCGCTCGGCTACTACCTGAAGGTCATCGCCGCGATGTGGATGCGTCCGGCGAGTGCCGCCGAGGTCGCGACCGTCGACGCCGCCGGCGCCCCGCGCCTGGCCGGCGCCGACCCCGTCACCGACCGCAACGACTGGGAGGTCACGCTCGTGGCCGTCCTGGCCGGCGCGGCGATCGTCGTCTTCGGCGTCATCCCCTCCCCGCTGCTGAACCTCGCCGACCACGCGGGCAAGGCGCTGGGCCTGCTCTAG
- a CDS encoding complex I subunit 4 family protein, with protein sequence MSLPLSIPLWLPAAAAFLGLLLPGAISRVVTIIGALGTFAWTIWAIADFHRGVGLQDVTDQMWIKPLGIHYKLGVDGLNLFLIALAAFIFLACIVWAATQEWDHAPQFFFFMGVAESAVLGALMAQDLALFVLFFDLMLLPFLFLAGVWGPEGTRVAAITKLFIYTLVGSLLMLAAAIATGVLVSQQTGHDISFAFSDLQAQIAILPKSSQEWIFLCFAAAFWVKMPAFPVHGWMPDGYRNMPLPVLAVFSAVLSKVAAYGFLRVVLPTFPDASAHFQDLMLVLALGSILYGSAMAFTTTESRLVLGYSSVAQLGFITLGIFSLSGDGAQGAILQSINHGLVVAPAFVVVAYLAERTHGSEDIRDMGGIAFRAPVLATLFLIVALANLAMPGSSNFVGEFMILLGVFHSKLVIASIAFVGVGMAAVYSLRLFIRTMHNRVGPEVESHEISFREGLVLVPLVAVILFFALYPQLALHKAEPSIAKAVAPAALIQHNEDTVSDARAHDITVIR encoded by the coding sequence GTGAGCCTTCCTCTCTCCATCCCCCTCTGGCTGCCCGCCGCCGCGGCGTTCCTCGGGCTGCTGCTGCCCGGCGCGATCTCGCGCGTCGTGACGATCATCGGCGCGCTGGGCACGTTCGCCTGGACGATCTGGGCGATCGCCGACTTCCACCGCGGCGTCGGCCTGCAGGACGTCACCGACCAGATGTGGATCAAGCCGCTGGGCATCCACTACAAGTTGGGCGTCGACGGGCTCAACCTGTTCCTGATCGCGCTGGCCGCGTTCATCTTCCTGGCGTGCATCGTCTGGGCCGCGACGCAGGAATGGGACCACGCCCCGCAGTTCTTCTTCTTCATGGGCGTCGCAGAGAGCGCTGTGCTCGGCGCGCTGATGGCGCAGGACCTGGCGCTGTTCGTCCTGTTCTTCGACCTGATGCTGCTGCCGTTCCTGTTCCTGGCCGGCGTCTGGGGCCCGGAGGGCACGCGGGTCGCGGCGATCACCAAGCTGTTCATCTACACCTTGGTCGGCTCGCTGCTGATGCTGGCCGCGGCGATCGCCACGGGCGTCCTGGTCTCGCAGCAGACGGGCCACGACATCTCGTTCGCCTTCAGCGACCTGCAGGCGCAGATCGCGATCCTGCCGAAGAGCTCGCAGGAGTGGATCTTCCTCTGCTTCGCGGCCGCGTTCTGGGTCAAGATGCCGGCGTTCCCGGTCCACGGCTGGATGCCCGACGGCTACCGCAACATGCCGCTGCCGGTGCTGGCCGTCTTCTCGGCCGTGCTGAGCAAGGTCGCCGCCTACGGCTTCCTGCGCGTCGTGCTGCCGACCTTCCCGGACGCCTCCGCGCACTTCCAGGACCTGATGCTGGTGCTCGCGCTCGGCTCGATCCTCTACGGGTCGGCGATGGCGTTCACGACGACCGAGTCGCGGCTCGTGCTCGGGTACTCGTCGGTCGCCCAGCTGGGCTTCATCACGCTCGGGATCTTCTCGCTGAGCGGCGACGGCGCGCAGGGCGCGATCCTGCAGTCGATCAACCACGGGCTGGTCGTCGCGCCGGCGTTCGTGGTCGTCGCCTACCTCGCCGAGCGCACGCACGGCTCCGAGGACATCCGGGACATGGGTGGCATCGCGTTCCGCGCGCCGGTCCTGGCCACGCTCTTCCTGATCGTCGCGCTCGCCAACCTGGCGATGCCCGGCTCGTCGAACTTCGTCGGCGAGTTCATGATCCTGCTCGGCGTCTTCCACTCCAAGCTGGTGATCGCGTCGATCGCGTTCGTCGGCGTCGGGATGGCCGCCGTCTACTCGCTGCGCCTCTTCATCCGGACGATGCACAACCGCGTCGGGCCGGAGGTCGAGAGCCACGAGATCAGCTTCCGCGAGGGCCTCGTCCTCGTGCCGCTCGTCGCGGTGATCCTGTTCTTCGCGCTGTACCCGCAGCTCGCCCTGCACAAGGCCGAGCCCTCGATCGCCAAGGCCGTCGCACCGGCCGCGTTGATCCAGCACAACGAAGACACGGTCAGCGACGCCCGTGCCCACGACATCACCGTGATCCGGTAA
- the nuoL gene encoding NADH-quinone oxidoreductase subunit L, whose translation MSPTTAAWLALASPLAGAVINGLGFKVWKGKTSGVIGTFALALAFVFAVIAFFSLQGRGEEHRQIVSSLYDYAVVGSIDAKLSILVDPLSIMMMLVVTGVSTLIHLYSYAYMSGDRGYTRFFAYLNYFVFSMLLLVLAGNFLLLIVGWAFVGAASYLLISYWYRRTTATSAGIKAFVINHVGDIGLTLGAFFILKSSGTLDFMSTFHKAEAIGKLHHGDLTAGLILLLIGAFAKSAQIPFHTWLPDAMEGPTPVSALIHAATMVTAGVYLIARMHPLIEQSAAAADVGMIIGCVTLFVAATIGMVVTDLKRVIAYSTMSQIGYMIMGVSSGAYVAGMFHLMTHAFFKALLFMSAGSLISAMGSNQNLDDMRGFRRAMPYTFGCFVIGGLALAGIPPFSGFFSKDDILLFQAEAGGWHWVLYVVGYITAFMTAIYTWRMIFRAFFGEPCEEAKELEHGHLFHPAQATNPANGEVEDTDVGFPGPEHHIAETAFGMRAAMGTLAVLATIGGVVEIPHVTNWLDTFLEPTFADSTIHVQASDGKLWFGLVLGAVLGLGGIFIAYTIWGKANGEIAVRLRERVPALHKLFINKWYFDELIDIVVVRPFAWFGRFGQQTFERIFVNGTLVGGSSGIVRAGSAAVRALQSGFLRAYAALLLVGAAAVLLYFLIQSS comes from the coding sequence ATGAGTCCCACCACCGCCGCCTGGCTGGCGCTTGCGAGTCCGCTCGCAGGTGCCGTCATCAACGGCCTTGGGTTCAAGGTCTGGAAGGGCAAGACGTCCGGCGTCATCGGGACGTTCGCGCTCGCCCTCGCGTTCGTCTTCGCGGTCATCGCGTTCTTCTCGCTGCAGGGTCGCGGCGAGGAGCACCGGCAGATCGTCTCCTCGCTGTACGACTACGCGGTCGTCGGCTCGATCGACGCCAAGCTGTCGATCCTCGTCGACCCGCTGAGCATCATGATGATGCTGGTGGTCACCGGCGTCTCGACGCTGATCCACCTCTACTCGTACGCCTACATGTCGGGCGACCGCGGGTACACGCGCTTCTTCGCGTACCTCAACTACTTCGTCTTCAGCATGCTGCTGCTGGTCCTGGCCGGCAACTTCCTGCTCCTGATCGTCGGCTGGGCCTTCGTCGGCGCGGCGTCCTACCTGCTGATCTCCTACTGGTACCGCCGCACGACGGCGACCAGCGCGGGCATCAAGGCGTTCGTCATAAACCACGTCGGCGACATCGGCCTGACGCTGGGCGCGTTCTTCATCCTGAAGTCCTCCGGGACGCTCGACTTCATGTCGACGTTCCACAAGGCCGAGGCGATCGGCAAGCTGCACCACGGCGACCTCACCGCGGGCCTGATCCTGCTGCTGATCGGCGCGTTCGCCAAGTCGGCGCAGATCCCGTTCCACACGTGGTTGCCGGACGCGATGGAGGGCCCGACGCCCGTCAGCGCCCTGATCCACGCCGCGACGATGGTCACCGCGGGCGTCTACCTGATCGCCCGCATGCACCCGCTGATCGAGCAGTCGGCCGCGGCCGCCGACGTCGGCATGATCATCGGCTGCGTCACGCTCTTCGTCGCCGCGACGATCGGCATGGTCGTCACCGACCTCAAGCGCGTCATCGCCTACTCGACGATGTCCCAGATCGGCTACATGATCATGGGCGTCAGCTCCGGCGCCTACGTCGCGGGCATGTTCCACCTCATGACGCACGCCTTCTTCAAGGCGCTGCTGTTCATGTCGGCCGGCTCGCTGATCAGCGCGATGGGGTCCAACCAGAACCTCGACGACATGCGCGGCTTCCGCAGGGCGATGCCGTACACGTTCGGCTGCTTCGTCATCGGCGGCCTCGCGCTTGCCGGCATCCCGCCGTTCTCCGGGTTCTTCTCCAAGGACGACATCCTGCTGTTCCAGGCCGAGGCCGGCGGCTGGCACTGGGTCCTCTACGTGGTCGGCTACATCACCGCGTTCATGACCGCCATCTACACCTGGCGGATGATCTTCCGGGCGTTCTTCGGCGAGCCGTGCGAGGAGGCCAAGGAGCTCGAGCACGGGCACCTCTTCCACCCCGCGCAGGCGACCAACCCCGCCAACGGCGAGGTCGAGGACACCGACGTCGGGTTCCCGGGCCCCGAGCACCACATCGCCGAGACCGCCTTCGGCATGAGGGCCGCGATGGGCACGCTCGCGGTGCTCGCGACCATCGGCGGCGTCGTCGAGATCCCGCACGTGACCAACTGGCTGGACACCTTCCTGGAGCCGACGTTCGCCGACTCCACGATCCACGTCCAGGCCAGCGACGGCAAGCTCTGGTTCGGGCTCGTCCTCGGCGCGGTCCTCGGCCTCGGCGGCATCTTCATCGCCTACACCATCTGGGGCAAGGCCAACGGCGAGATCGCCGTGCGCCTGCGCGAGCGGGTCCCGGCGCTGCACAAGCTCTTCATCAACAAGTGGTACTTCGACGAGCTGATCGACATCGTCGTCGTCCGCCCGTTCGCCTGGTTCGGCCGCTTCGGCCAGCAGACCTTCGAGCGCATCTTCGTCAACGGCACGCTCGTCGGCGGGTCCTCCGGCATCGTCCGGGCGGGCTCCGCCGCCGTCCGCGCGCTGCAGTCCGGCTTCCTGCGCGCCTACGCGGCGCTGCTGCTGGTCGGTGCCGCCGCCGTGCTCCTGTACTTCCTGATCCAGTCCTCGTGA
- the nuoK gene encoding NADH-quinone oxidoreductase subunit NuoK, which yields MNIGWYLTVSALVFCIGAAGVLTRRSPLVILLCLELMLNAANLSLIAFSRMWGNGDGQIFAIIVMVVAACEVCIGLGLVVAMFRRRLPIDVDEMRELHG from the coding sequence ATGAACATCGGCTGGTACCTCACCGTCTCCGCCCTGGTCTTCTGCATCGGCGCGGCCGGCGTGCTCACGCGCCGCAGCCCGCTGGTGATCCTCCTTTGCCTGGAGCTGATGCTCAACGCCGCGAACCTGAGCCTGATCGCGTTCTCCCGCATGTGGGGCAACGGCGACGGCCAGATCTTCGCGATCATCGTGATGGTGGTCGCCGCGTGCGAGGTCTGCATCGGCCTGGGCCTGGTGGTGGCGATGTTCCGCCGCCGCCTGCCGATCGACGTCGACGAGATGCGGGAGCTGCACGGGTAG
- a CDS encoding NADH-quinone oxidoreductase subunit J: protein MSAVFFFIAGIGAIVGAIGVATLPNPFYAVLSLVCHLLSLAALFLLLRAEFIAAAQVVVYAGAVMVLYVFVVAYVGTQEEPVRPAGGPGLKAASIVFAGLLAVELFIAVLGSGLKGIDGKGADYAPGFGTPGAIGELLLTRFLFPFEAASFLLLMAAVGAVVLARRRGGLEGSDEEFVHPIATRLPQGMGSIAEGVGTINPTARIESASVAAARGVDPDDDRPAIEEGGW from the coding sequence GGCGTCGCGACGCTGCCGAACCCGTTCTACGCCGTCCTGTCGCTGGTCTGCCACCTGCTGTCGCTGGCCGCGCTCTTCCTGCTGCTGCGCGCGGAGTTCATCGCCGCGGCGCAGGTCGTCGTCTACGCGGGCGCCGTCATGGTGCTCTACGTCTTCGTGGTCGCCTACGTCGGCACCCAAGAGGAGCCCGTCCGGCCCGCCGGCGGTCCCGGCCTGAAGGCCGCGTCGATCGTCTTCGCCGGGCTGCTCGCAGTCGAGCTGTTCATCGCCGTGCTCGGCTCGGGCCTGAAGGGCATCGACGGCAAGGGCGCCGACTACGCCCCGGGCTTCGGCACGCCGGGCGCGATCGGCGAGCTGCTGCTGACGCGCTTCCTGTTCCCGTTCGAGGCCGCCTCGTTCCTGCTGCTGATGGCCGCCGTCGGCGCCGTCGTGCTGGCGCGCCGCCGCGGCGGGCTGGAGGGCTCCGACGAGGAGTTCGTCCACCCGATCGCCACGCGCCTGCCGCAGGGCATGGGCTCGATCGCGGAGGGCGTCGGCACGATCAACCCGACCGCGCGGATCGAGTCGGCGTCCGTCGCCGCCGCCCGCGGCGTCGACCCCGACGACGATCGCCCCGCGATCGAGGAAGGCGGCTGGTAA